A stretch of the Proteus sp. ZN5 genome encodes the following:
- a CDS encoding winged helix family transcriptional regulator, which yields MKYKINALIYYDATDGAISLEKESVDTHLSITANALLFYFIQHPGVVNRDEVLKRVWDDNGLVSSNSNLNQYLSLLRKTFRHYGIENIIVTIAKGRLEFNPDISVELIDDSTLLPSTQISKEIPILVKDENKVAVETTTPLSLTQTPLEPTQEEVPQQKQKPEICWYLASIGFLLGAVFLAVIIFFNQHQSKPISLTPLTHNDCELLSNEAMINSAVSDNYVRNFDAVRKKLNLQCVKGERFVFFYGDKLQTNGLGRVFLAHCAKNEDNPFSYCDNYFYYSWKY from the coding sequence ATGAAATACAAAATAAATGCCTTAATTTATTACGACGCAACGGATGGCGCGATATCGTTAGAAAAAGAGAGTGTTGATACACATCTTTCTATTACCGCAAATGCGTTACTCTTTTATTTTATTCAGCATCCAGGTGTTGTTAATCGTGATGAAGTATTAAAACGTGTTTGGGATGATAATGGGCTGGTTTCATCAAACAGTAATTTAAACCAATATTTGAGTTTATTACGAAAAACATTTCGCCATTACGGTATTGAAAATATCATTGTCACTATTGCGAAAGGGCGATTAGAATTTAATCCGGATATTTCAGTTGAACTCATTGATGATTCAACGCTATTACCTTCAACTCAAATAAGTAAAGAAATACCTATTTTAGTTAAAGATGAAAACAAAGTAGCCGTTGAAACAACGACACCTTTATCTTTAACGCAAACACCTTTAGAGCCTACACAAGAAGAAGTACCGCAACAAAAACAGAAACCAGAAATTTGTTGGTATTTAGCCAGCATTGGGTTTCTATTAGGTGCAGTATTTCTTGCTGTGATCATCTTTTTTAATCAACATCAATCAAAGCCAATTTCACTGACTCCATTAACACATAATGATTGTGAATTACTTTCTAATGAAGCCATGATTAATTCTGCGGTAAGTGATAATTATGTTCGCAATTTTGACGCAGTAAGAAAGAAGCTTAATTTACAGTGTGTGAAAGGTGAGCGATTCGTTTTCTTCTATGGTGATAAATTACAAACAAATGGATTGGGGCGAGTGTTTTTAGCGCACTGTGCCAAGAACGAAGATAATCCATTTAGTTATTGCGACAATTACTTTTACTATTCTTGGAAATACTAA
- a CDS encoding FidL-like protein — translation MKISGKLLCFLSALIFILVATYAATRLLTIKNEGVMVCSTKGIMRFENMEDENVNGNIHFSFGANGKGSIVVEGYTTSKAGWLYLQRYVKFDYTTKRVSPTERHYFVSQWDASASSIDESPDVIFDYFMREMSDSHDGLFINAQKLNEKTLLLSSLNSPLYICTLKPGSKFD, via the coding sequence ATGAAAATCTCAGGGAAACTTTTATGTTTTTTATCGGCCCTGATTTTTATCTTGGTCGCTACTTATGCTGCAACAAGATTATTAACCATTAAAAATGAAGGTGTCATGGTTTGTTCAACCAAAGGCATTATGCGTTTTGAAAATATGGAAGATGAAAATGTAAATGGCAATATTCATTTTTCATTTGGTGCCAATGGTAAAGGATCAATTGTTGTTGAAGGCTATACCACCTCAAAAGCAGGATGGTTGTATTTACAACGCTATGTGAAATTTGATTATACGACCAAACGTGTTTCACCGACAGAACGCCACTATTTTGTTAGCCAATGGGATGCTAGTGCATCATCAATCGATGAATCTCCAGACGTTATTTTTGACTATTTTATGCGTGAAATGTCAGATAGCCATGATGGGTTATTTATTAATGCACAGAAGCTAAATGAAAAAACGTTACTATTAAGTTCGCTCAATTCACCGCTCTATATTTGTACCTTAAAACCGGGCAGTAAATTCGATTAA
- a CDS encoding BMC domain-containing protein — MGDALGLIETKGLVACIEAADAMCKAANVELIGYENVGSGLVTAMVKGDVGAVKAAVDSGVESAQRVGEVVTSLVIARPHNDINKIVIKHKA, encoded by the coding sequence ATGGGTGATGCATTAGGTCTGATCGAAACCAAAGGTCTGGTGGCATGTATTGAAGCCGCTGACGCTATGTGTAAAGCCGCGAACGTTGAACTTATTGGCTATGAAAATGTAGGTTCAGGTCTCGTGACTGCGATGGTGAAAGGCGACGTAGGCGCAGTGAAAGCTGCAGTAGATTCAGGTGTGGAGTCAGCACAGCGCGTAGGTGAAGTTGTTACATCGCTCGTGATTGCTCGTCCTCACAATGACATCAACAAGATTGTTATCAAACACAAGGCATAG
- a CDS encoding BMC domain-containing protein encodes MGDALGLIETQGLVACIEAADAMCKAANVELIGYENVGSGLVTAMVKGDVGAVKAAVESGLEAAQRVGTVVTSLVIARPHNDIQKIVAQYKVTE; translated from the coding sequence ATGGGTGATGCATTAGGACTTATTGAAACTCAAGGGCTGGTTGCTTGTATTGAAGCAGCTGACGCGATGTGTAAAGCGGCAAATGTTGAGTTAATCGGCTACGAAAATGTGGGTTCAGGTTTAGTTACTGCAATGGTGAAAGGTGATGTAGGTGCCGTTAAAGCCGCTGTGGAATCTGGCTTAGAAGCTGCTCAACGTGTTGGTACTGTTGTGACTTCATTAGTTATCGCTCGTCCACATAACGATATTCAAAAAATCGTTGCCCAGTACAAAGTGACTGAATAA